The Verrucomicrobiia bacterium genomic interval GCCGACGGAGGCGCTTTTCAGCGCCGGGGCATCATTGATTCCATCTCCGACGAAGACCACCGTGTCCCCTGCCGCACGCGCCGCCATCACGTGGTGGGCCTTGTCCCCCGGCGTTTGCGCCGCCGCGATCTCGATGGCCGATACCGGTTCGGGTGTCCCGGCTGTGGCGGATTCCAGCACCTGTTGCGCCCGGCCGGGTCGGTCGCCGGTGAGCACGCCGACCCGGCAGCCGAGGTTCCGCAACCAGGCCAACGCCGGGGCTGCCGACGTCCTGGATCGTTCCCGCACCTGCGCCAGCCCCACCAACTGCCCGTCCACTTCCAGCGCCACGCGGGGGTCGTCCGAACCTCCGCGCAGCTGCGCCTCAAGCACCTCCCGGGCCGCGGTGTGGCCGATCCAGTCCGGATGTCCGATCCGCACGTGAAGCTCCCGGCGGTCCTGCCGGACCCAGGCCTCGATTCCCGCGGCGGGGACCACCTTCACGGACTGCACGAGCACCGGGGGGACTCCCCTCTCGGGGACGGGGGCCGAGACGAAGGCGCGGGCCACCGGATGGCGGGAGCGTTGCTGGACGGCCCGCACCAACTGGAGCCATGCACCGCGCGCCTCCGGCACCCTCGTCACAAAGTCCACCAACGATTGCCGGTCCTCGGTGAGGGTGCCGGTCTTGTCGAAGATCACGTGGTCGGCACGGGCAAGGCGCTCCAGCGCCTCGCCGGAGGTCACGATGAACCCGCGCGCGGCGAGGGTCGCGAGCACGTTCCAAAGCCCGAGGGGCGTGGCCAGGCCCAGCGCGCAGGGACACGCCACCAACAGCACCGCCAGCGCATGGAACAATCCCTCGCTCCAGTGCCCCCGGGCGGTCCAGACGCCGAACGTGATTCCCGCAACGGCCAGGACCAGGGGCAGGAACCACCGCGTGATGCGGTCCGCCAGCGGAAGGGCACCTGCGGCATCCGCCGTTTGTCCTGCGGCGCCGGCAGTCTCCTGTCGCGTTGTCTCCACCAGCAACAGGAGTTCATCGAGACGTCGCCGCCGCCCCTGGGTGGTGGCGGCGATCAGGAGTCCCCCATCCTCGGCCCAACTGCCGGCAAGCACCGCGTCTCCCGGACGCCGGACGACCGGGAACGGTTCCCCGGTGAGCGGCGTCTCCCGCACGAACGACGATCCTTCAACGATCCTCCCGTCCACGGGCACCGCCTCGCCGGGATCAATCCGGATGCGGTCGCCGGGCTCGATCACCGCGACGGGGACCATCCGGGTCGAGCCGTCGCCCAGAAGCTGGCGGCAATGATCGAAGGTGTCGCGCAACCGCCGGCTTTCCGCCACCGCCCGTTCGCGGGCGCGCGCGGTCAGCGCCTTTCCTGCCGCGTACACCACCAGCAGGACGGCGACGACCTCGTAATAGACCGCCCCGATGCCGGTGAACGTGCTCCACACGGAAGCCCCGAAGGCCCCGGCGATGCCCGTCAGGAAGAGCAGTTCGACGGTGACCCTCCGGCGGCAGGCGCACTCCCAGGCCGCGCGAAGCATCGGTCCGCCCAGCAGCACAAACACCACCGCGGCCGATCCCGCCAGCAATCCATGCAGCAACCCGCGCAGGCGACCCTCCGGTGGCGTCAGGTTCACCGCAAATCCCAGCAACATCGCCTGGC includes:
- a CDS encoding heavy metal translocating P-type ATPase, whose amino-acid sequence is MSTTVSASVSSREGCSHCGGPLPVDFLAAPSASGEPAQRYCCYGCRLLGERRPRPPGAGPVREPAAGNPWFRIGIGVALASQAMLLGFAVNLTPPEGRLRGLLHGLLAGSAAVVFVLLGGPMLRAAWECACRRRVTVELLFLTGIAGAFGASVWSTFTGIGAVYYEVVAVLLVVYAAGKALTARARERAVAESRRLRDTFDHCRQLLGDGSTRMVPVAVIEPGDRIRIDPGEAVPVDGRIVEGSSFVRETPLTGEPFPVVRRPGDAVLAGSWAEDGGLLIAATTQGRRRRLDELLLLVETTRQETAGAAGQTADAAGALPLADRITRWFLPLVLAVAGITFGVWTARGHWSEGLFHALAVLLVACPCALGLATPLGLWNVLATLAARGFIVTSGEALERLARADHVIFDKTGTLTEDRQSLVDFVTRVPEARGAWLQLVRAVQQRSRHPVARAFVSAPVPERGVPPVLVQSVKVVPAAGIEAWVRQDRRELHVRIGHPDWIGHTAAREVLEAQLRGGSDDPRVALEVDGQLVGLAQVRERSRTSAAPALAWLRNLGCRVGVLTGDRPGRAQQVLESATAGTPEPVSAIEIAAAQTPGDKAHHVMAARAAGDTVVFVGDGINDAPALKSASVGVALVHGAPLASASADALLCGDDLTEIPRAIQLTRRVRDAIRSNLLFAAFYNALGMGLAATGHLHPITAALLMVGSSTIVSWRAVRSGRDADCHPEPSPARRSNGLRAWLVPACCALQVPWVIHLGNLGGLTACLATATLLGLGALFAWLERPRFSAPGFARGHWAVPGLRMAGAMIGPGNLGMLLGWWVDAGFGPVMRDGVCLCCRSHDYFSMSGGVPWMFIGMLLGGLPPMWRATAALPGILPRPALLGLSAMGMIVGMGWGGDLALGWAGPGHPQQFLVACAGMTLGMLAGMFFACAAGAAALAARQ